The Thermogemmata fonticola nucleotide sequence CGAAGAGCACCTCCGGCGACATCGCCTTAAGCGGCATGCGGGCAAAATAGGGGTCGTACTTGGGGTCGATGTAGGCTTTGTTGGCGACGTGGCTGAGGTTGTACACGTGGCTGGTGCAGATCCACTCCAGCAGTTTTTTGGGGTCGTAGCCGTAGCGCTTGAATTCGGTGGCGAGGTAGTCGAGCAGTTCGGGGTGGACGATTTCGTTGCCGCTGTGGAAGTTATCGACGGCGGGTTCTTGAGTCAGGCCGCGGCCAAAGAGATGCCCCCACATGCGGTTGACAAAGGCGCGGGCGAAGTTGTCATGCTCGATGACCCACTGGGCGAGGATTTCCCGGCGGGTCTTGCCGCGCAGCGTCGGGGGCAGCTCGGCGGTGGGTGCGAGCCGCTTGGTCGGCGGTTCCTCGTTGGCAAATTGGGCCAGGTCGCGCAGCATGGTCGGGAAGGTGGCGCGCTTCTGGCCGTCGCGCCGCTCGAAAAACACCATGCCGTTGACGTTCCAGTCTGGGTGATCGGTCACTTCAATCGGCGGTGGCGTATTCTGGCCCAGGTTCATCGGATTGGTCGTGCCGCTGCGATCGGTCTGGCGGAAGAAGGCATTCACACCCCAGAAGTCCGTTTGCACGTACTCCTTGTGATGGGGGTGGTCATGGCATTGCATGCACTGGCTCTGAATGCCCAGGAACAGGCGGGTGACCCGTGAGGTGATGGGCACGGCGTCGAAGCGGCCCTCCCTGGAGAAATCCGTAACCCGGCGGTTGTTCTCATCCACGATGGGATCGCCCAGGTGGCGGGCGATGAACACCACGGCGCCGTTCTCGTTCGACTTCCCTTTGGCGGTGATCAGGTCGTAGACGATGCGGTCCCAGGGCTTGCCTTCGGGGTACTGGGAGGAACCGGCGAACTGCTGGGTGAGCCAGAAGCGGAGCTGTTCCCGATAGACGCGATGGACGTTGCTGCGGGTGAGCAGCCAGGTGGTCCACAGCTCGGCGAAGTTTTCGGCGTAGGCGTTGTTGTAGTCGATGGGCACGGGCAGGCCGGCGATACTGGTGACGGGCTTGCCATCGCGTCCGCGGGGCACGTACTTGTCGTCGTAGAGAAGCCGGCGCACGAGCTTGACCCGCTTGGTGGGGCTGGTATCCCGCTCGAAGTCGATGATCTCTTCCGGGGTGGGAATCCGGCCGATCAGGTCGATGAAGACCCGGCGCATGAACTCCAGGTCCGTGGCCAATTCTGCTGGTTTGGCAATGCCCGCTTCCTGCCACTTGGCGGCGATCAGTTCGTTGATCTTCTGGGTTTGCGGCGAGACGCCGGGGATCGGGCCTGGTTTCTCCTGGGCCGGCACTAGATGCAGGCACGCAAGCAGTGTGCCGAGAGCCAGTCCACCAGCGACAGTTGGCGTGCGGATCATGGGTCAAGTCCCTCCCGGAATATGGCGGCCTGGAGGCTGGATTCCGCCCGGCGGCGTACCCTGCATTCGGCCGGAAACTGTCTTACCCCATACCATCTAGGGATAGTCTAGCCCATGCGCGCCGGGGTGTACCAGCATTTCGTAATCTTTCCCCTGCGGAGAATCCGGCTATAGGTAAGACACAGAATCGCCGGGCGAAGTTCCGTATTCCTTGATCCTAGGCGGTAGACGGAGCGCGGATGGTCTGGGATTGCGATTTGCGTCAGGTGGCGGAGTACATCCGTCGGGCGGAGACGGAAGAGCTGCTCGACCGGGTGACGGTGTACCGGGCGGGGATGGAACCCGCCGCGGTCGATCTTATGGAGCACGAGTTAGACCGCCGGGGGATTAGCCGGGAGGCGATCGCGGAACACGCCGCTGCGCGCCGCCGCCATGCCATTCTCCTACCGGATGGCTGCGCCGTGTCGTGCCATTTCTGCTGGCGGCCTGCCGTCAGTCGGGCGTGGGGCTGGTACAAACTCTGGGGTTGGATTCCCATTTTCCCCCGCCTCTTCGCCCGCTGCGAGGTCCACGGAGGCCGGCCCGATGCCCCCGCCGAGGCGGAACAGGACACGGACAGCTTCCCACCGTCGGAGTAAATCCGGGTCTCGGCCCACGTCCAGGGGCTGCGGCTCTGCGCAACGGACGGTTAGCTGCCTGATAGCAACTGGCGCACCTGCTCTTCCGTCACGCGGCTAAAGGGGATGCCGAGCTTCTGGCTCACCCAGCTCTGGAGCGCCGGATGATAGTGCGGAAAGGTGCTCCGGGCGAGCAGGGCCTTCATGCGGCGGTCCCGGTTGGCCCGTTCCTTGCGCTTGCGGTGGCCGTTGGCGATGCGCGACAAGGCCATGTTGTCCCGCATCCGGTCCATCCGCCGCCGTGTGGACATGCGCACAGCCATATCTGTGATCTCCTCTGATGTCTGCCGCGGAGGTATTGCCCTGTTTGCAAGCAGGACCCCGTGAGCCGGAGTCCGTGAGCCGGAGTCCGTGAGCCGGAGTCCGTGAGCCGGAGTCCGTGAGCCGGAGTCCGTGAGCCTGCAAGAGAGATCAGTTTAGCAACGGCAGGGTCCGGCGGAAAGGCGGCGGTCACCCGTGGCGTCACCCGCGGTGCACCCGTGGCGTCCCGAAGCCTCCGGGCAGGAAAAACAGCAATAACCCCTCGGCGTCCCCGAAGACCCGCCGGGTCTCAAAGGTGCAGAGGGATTCATCGCAAAGATGTCCAAGGGTTCACCAGAGATTCAGATGGTGTAATCCGGCTCGAAGACTTTGGCGGCTTTCGGGGTGACGAAGACGGTCTCGCCGGGCTTCAAGGCCAGGGCGCGGTAGCGTTCCGGGGTCAAATCGACGTTGAGCATCAGGCCGAAGTCTTCGGCGAGGACGCGGACTTTGACAACGGAGCCGGCGGGGTTGAGGTGGACGATCTTGCCGGTGAGGCAGTTGCTGCTGTCGGGATTGCGGGAGATGTCGAGTTCGTGGGGGCGGATGTAGGCGTCGATGCGGCCGTTTTCCCCCGTGCCGAAGACGCGGGCCGGGACTTCGACCGTGCCGGTTTCCCCCAGGAGGGCTTTGCCGCCTTCGACCCGCACAGGGAGCTTGTTGACGTTGCCCAGGAAATCCATGACGAAGGCCGTGGCGGGATGCTCGAAGACTTCCAGCGGCGTCCCTTCCTGTTCGATGCGCCCGTGGTTCATGACGACCACGCGGTCGGCCACCTCGAAGGCTTCCTCCTGATCGTGGGTCACGAAGATGCTGGTGACGTGGAACTCGTCATGGAAGCGGCGCAGCCACAGACGCAGCTCAGCACGGACCTTGGCATCGAGCGCTCCGAACGGCTCGTCGAGCAGCAGCACTTTGGGGTCGGGGGCCAAAGCCCGGATTAGGGCGATGCGCTGTTTTTGCCCACCGGACAGCTCGCTGGGATAGTGCTGGGCCTTTTCCTCCAGGCGGACCAGACGAAGCAGCTCCATGACCCGCTCGCGCACCTGCCGCTCCGGCACCTTGCGCACCCGCAGGCCAAACGCCACGTTGTCATAGACCGTCATGTGCCGGAACAGAGCGTAATGCTGGAAGACGAAGCCGACGTTGCGGTCGCGGGCCGAGCGGCGGGTGATCTCGTCATCGTGATAATAGACCGCGCCGCTGTCCGGCACTTCTAGCCCGGCGATGATCCGCAGCAGGGTCGTCTTGCCCGAACCGGACGGTCCCAGCAGGGCCACCAACTGTCCGGTGGGGCAGACCAGCGACACATTGTCCAAGGCGACGAATGTGCCGAAACGCTTGGTCAGATTCTGCACGCTAATCGACATACCTGCGCATCCGCAACCGTTGCTCTTGTCCTAGGGGGAAGGACGGTCCGGGGCATCCGGGAAGGCTGCGCTTGGGGCGGCTCGGGGGCCATTGGCGGCAGCCGAGGGGTCGGTTGGCTCCTCCAGGTCGGTTGGCTCCCGCGGCAAGTCCGGGGCTTCGCGCTGCGCTGGGGGCAGGCGCCGGCCTTCCAGAGAGACCTTGAGGATGAGTGTCATCACCGCCAGCAGGGTCAGCACCGAGGCCAGGGCGAACGCCGCCGGACTGTTGAAGTCCTGAAAGAGCAATTCCACTTGCAGCGGCATGGTGTTCGTTTCCCCCGGAATGCGTCCCGATACGACGGAGACGGCGCCGAACTCGCCCATCGCCCGGGCGTTGCACAAAATGATGCCGTAGAGCAGCCCCCATTTGATGTTCGGCAAGGTCACGCGCCAGAAAATCTGCCAACCGTTGGCTCCCAGACTCAAGGCGGCCAGCTCCTCATCGGGACCGATCGTTTCCATCACCGGGATCAATTCCCGCGCCACATACGGCAGGGTCACGAAGGTCGTGGCGAGGATCAACGCCGGGACGGTGAAAAGAAGGTCCAGCCCCTGGGCGCGCAGATACGGACCGAAAAACCCCTGCAAGCCGAAGAGCAAAACAAAGGACAAACCCGCTACCACCGGAGAAACGGACAGGGGCACGTCAAGGAGGGTGACCAGCAAGGTCCGCCCCGGAAAGCGAAAGCGTGCCACCGCCCAGGCCGCCGCCAGGCCAAAGATCACGTTGCAGAGTACCGCCAGCGGCGCCACCGTCAGGGTCAACAGGATCGAATGGCGCGTGTCGGCATCCCCGAAAAGATGCTGGACGTAGGCCGCCAGCCCCTCCCGCAGAGCTTCGTAAAACACATGGACGACGGGAATCACGACCAGCACGACCATCAGCAGCACCGTCAGACTGATGAGCAGCAGGCGCACCCAAAGGGGGTCCTGCATCTGGCGGCGAATCCCCTGGGCGCGGTCCCGCACCGGGCGGCGCAGTCCCACCGGAGCGATCCCCGTATCTTCCGCGAGGTTCCCCACGCTCATCCTTGGCGGCTCCCAGTTCCCTGGCGACGGATCACGAGGAACAAACGCTTGCCTCCCAGGACCTTCCCGGCAGTTCTCCGGGGCAGTTCTCGTTTCATCCCCTCCGGCTCCAGGCTTCCAGGCGATTGATCACCACGAGCAACAGCAGCGAAGCGGCAAGCAGCACTGTGGCCAGGGCGGTCGCCTCCTTCACCCTGTCCCCGCCTTCCTCCAGGCGGCTGACGATCAGAAACGGCGCGATCTCCGTCTTATACGGCATGTTGCCGGAGACGAAGACGATGGAACCGTATTCTCCCAATCCGCGGGCCAGGGCCAGGGCAAAGCCCGTGATCAGGCTCGGCACCAGGGCGGGAAAGAGGACATGGCGGAAGGTTTGCCAGCGACTGGCTCCCAGCAGGGCCGCTGCTTCCTCTTCTTCGCTGTCGAGGCTCTGAATCACCGGCTCCAAGGCCCGCACCACGAAGGGAAAGCCGATGAACACCAGCACGACTACGATCCCTAACCGGCTGTAGGCCGCCTCGATGCCCAACGGCACCAGGAACTGCCCCAGCCAGCCTTCGGCACTGTAGAGGTTGGAAAAGACCAGGCCCGCCACCGCCGTCGGCAAGGCCAAGGGCAAATCGACGAGGGAATCGAGCAGGCGCCGTCCCGGAAACTCGTAGCGCACCAGCACCCAGGCGATGAGCAGACCGATGACGGTGCTGATCGCCGCCGCCACCAGCGACGCCCCGAAGCTCAAGGCATACGCCGCCCGCGCCCGCCTGCTCCACACCGCCGCCGTAAACTCCGACGCGCTCATCCCCAGCGCCGTCACCACGCACGCCCCCAGCGGCAATAGTACCAGCACCGCCAGGTACACCACCGTGAACCCCAGGCTCAATCCATACCCCGGCAACACCTTCGGATTGATCCGCCCCATCGCCTTGGCTCCGCCGCTGAGCTACCCTCCTGCTCCGGGATTCTCGCCGCTTTCCCCGCTCAAGCCGATCTCCTCGTCCAAACTGGGCACACCACGCCTGCTGTTCTCACCGTACTGCGGACCCTGCCGCCCTCTCTGCCGGCCTGCCCAGCTTCATCGGCGGCTTTCCCAGCCTAACGGCTCCTGCGTTCCCGGCCAATTCCAATTCCCCCCTCCGACTCAGTTTTATCATTATTCCTATCAACTTGATCATAGATCGGCCATCAGGAATCGGCTCCCATCGACGGACAGCTTCAGGGTTTCCCCGAAAGGCTCGGTCTTCACATGTCGCAGTGCGGCTCTGGGGGAGGACGGACGGGCTAAGTCATCGATCGACAGCAGAGCCTCCGCGGCAGGGAGAGGTCCGAGGGTCCGAGGGCCGAGCGGTGTTGGCAGAAGTAAGGGCAGGGCTGGGGTGGCGCAGTCGCAGTGAGGTGAGCCGCTGCGAGTTCCATTTGCCGGCGGATTTTTTAGTGTAATGGAAGGAGGATGCGGTAGGCTGAGCGGTGGGAGGTGGAAGCGATGGCACACGGTCCGGACAAGTCAGGCCGAGGGGAGCGCGGGAACTCGCGGAGCGGGGGTGTGGGGCCTGGAGATCGGGAAGGTGCAGTAGGCCGCGAGAGCCGGGCGGAGCGGGGGATCAGTCAAGCCAGGCGGATTCCGCGGTGGTTCCCGCTGGTGTTGGGTGGGATTCTGTTAGGAGGCGTGCTGGTCATTGGTCTTTGGGCGCCGGAGTGGAGCCGAGGCCCAGCCCCGCCGGGCATGGTCTGGATTCCTGGGGGCAAGTTCCTCATGGGAACTGATGATCCGCACCCCTTCTTCGCCGATGCGCATCCGATTCACGAAGTCGAGGTCCGCGGCTTCTGGATGGATGAGACGGAAGTGACGAATGCGGACTTTGCCCGCTTTGTGGAGGCCACGGGTTACGTGACGACGGCGGAGCGCCCGCCGACCAAGGAGCAGATTATGGCCTATCTGCCGCCCGGCTGGTCGGAGCCGCCCCCGGATAAACTCGTCCCCGGTTCGGTCGTCTTCGATCCGCCGTCGCACGCGGTGCCCTGGGATGACGAGTCCCGTTGGTGGAAGTGGGTGCCGGGCGCCTGCTGGAAGCATCCGGAAGGGCCGGGCAGCAGCATCGCCGAGCGCATGGATCACCCCGTGGTGCACGTCTCCTGGGAGGATGCCCAGGCGTATGCCCGCTGGGCGGGGAAGCGGCTGCCGACGGAGGCGGAATGGGAATATGCGGCCCGCGGCGGCCTGGTGCAAAAGCCCTATCCCTGGGGCGACGCCGAACCCAACGCCGGCGGCCTCTGGC carries:
- a CDS encoding DUF1549 domain-containing protein, whose product is MIRTPTVAGGLALGTLLACLHLVPAQEKPGPIPGVSPQTQKINELIAAKWQEAGIAKPAELATDLEFMRRVFIDLIGRIPTPEEIIDFERDTSPTKRVKLVRRLLYDDKYVPRGRDGKPVTSIAGLPVPIDYNNAYAENFAELWTTWLLTRSNVHRVYREQLRFWLTQQFAGSSQYPEGKPWDRIVYDLITAKGKSNENGAVVFIARHLGDPIVDENNRRVTDFSREGRFDAVPITSRVTRLFLGIQSQCMQCHDHPHHKEYVQTDFWGVNAFFRQTDRSGTTNPMNLGQNTPPPIEVTDHPDWNVNGMVFFERRDGQKRATFPTMLRDLAQFANEEPPTKRLAPTAELPPTLRGKTRREILAQWVIEHDNFARAFVNRMWGHLFGRGLTQEPAVDNFHSGNEIVHPELLDYLATEFKRYGYDPKKLLEWICTSHVYNLSHVANKAYIDPKYDPYFARMPLKAMSPEVLFESLAIATRAEARRGEEFRILKDRWLQRLTVNFGDDEGNEVNFNGTVIQALLMMNGQELNAEIGTSRGGPGTGVVADVVRRHTAKGVASPRAIYDELFLMTVNRHPTAQEIARLEEVRNGRAVIDLSNPLAQPGSGSARPKPGTKTGRGNLALVPGATPNDVAFYQDVFWALLNSNEFMLNH
- a CDS encoding formylglycine-generating enzyme family protein, with product MAHGPDKSGRGERGNSRSGGVGPGDREGAVGRESRAERGISQARRIPRWFPLVLGGILLGGVLVIGLWAPEWSRGPAPPGMVWIPGGKFLMGTDDPHPFFADAHPIHEVEVRGFWMDETEVTNADFARFVEATGYVTTAERPPTKEQIMAYLPPGWSEPPPDKLVPGSVVFDPPSHAVPWDDESRWWKWVPGACWKHPEGPGSSIAERMDHPVVHVSWEDAQAYARWAGKRLPTEAEWEYAARGGLVQKPYPWGDAEPNAGGLWRCNIWQGEFPHRNTREDGYDRTAPVKAFPPNPYGLYGMAGNVWEWCQDWYRPDYYAHSPRKNPQGPEISYDPSRPHEALIPKRVQRGGSFLCSFGFCARFKVYGRGKGDVDTGTSHLGFRCVKDR
- the cysW gene encoding sulfate ABC transporter permease subunit CysW, whose translation is MSVGNLAEDTGIAPVGLRRPVRDRAQGIRRQMQDPLWVRLLLISLTVLLMVVLVVIPVVHVFYEALREGLAAYVQHLFGDADTRHSILLTLTVAPLAVLCNVIFGLAAAWAVARFRFPGRTLLVTLLDVPLSVSPVVAGLSFVLLFGLQGFFGPYLRAQGLDLLFTVPALILATTFVTLPYVARELIPVMETIGPDEELAALSLGANGWQIFWRVTLPNIKWGLLYGIILCNARAMGEFGAVSVVSGRIPGETNTMPLQVELLFQDFNSPAAFALASVLTLLAVMTLILKVSLEGRRLPPAQREAPDLPREPTDLEEPTDPSAAANGPRAAPSAAFPDAPDRPSP
- a CDS encoding sulfate/molybdate ABC transporter ATP-binding protein, which gives rise to MSISVQNLTKRFGTFVALDNVSLVCPTGQLVALLGPSGSGKTTLLRIIAGLEVPDSGAVYYHDDEITRRSARDRNVGFVFQHYALFRHMTVYDNVAFGLRVRKVPERQVRERVMELLRLVRLEEKAQHYPSELSGGQKQRIALIRALAPDPKVLLLDEPFGALDAKVRAELRLWLRRFHDEFHVTSIFVTHDQEEAFEVADRVVVMNHGRIEQEGTPLEVFEHPATAFVMDFLGNVNKLPVRVEGGKALLGETGTVEVPARVFGTGENGRIDAYIRPHELDISRNPDSSNCLTGKIVHLNPAGSVVKVRVLAEDFGLMLNVDLTPERYRALALKPGETVFVTPKAAKVFEPDYTI
- the cysT gene encoding sulfate ABC transporter permease subunit CysT; translation: MGRINPKVLPGYGLSLGFTVVYLAVLVLLPLGACVVTALGMSASEFTAAVWSRRARAAYALSFGASLVAAAISTVIGLLIAWVLVRYEFPGRRLLDSLVDLPLALPTAVAGLVFSNLYSAEGWLGQFLVPLGIEAAYSRLGIVVVLVFIGFPFVVRALEPVIQSLDSEEEEAAALLGASRWQTFRHVLFPALVPSLITGFALALARGLGEYGSIVFVSGNMPYKTEIAPFLIVSRLEEGGDRVKEATALATVLLAASLLLLVVINRLEAWSRRG